Proteins from a single region of Verrucosispora sp. NA02020:
- a CDS encoding ABC transporter ATP-binding protein: MIDVTLESVSKRFARAGDTAAVDDVDISIAAGEFFTLLGPSGCGKTTTLRMVAGFYFPTSGRIRFGTEDVTRRPPNKRDTGMVFQNYALFPHMSVAQNVAYGLKIRKVGRAESRRRVEEALGEVHLGGYGERRIDQLSGGQQQRVALARALVIRPRTLLLDEPLSNLDAKLREETRTEIRRIQKESGTTAIYVTHDQAEAMAMSDRIAVMESGRVQQIGAPQEIYHRPTNAFVARFIGRSNVLSLPVTAVTDETVTVGRPDGTEIVVAAPVGHGLRSGETALVSVRPEHIGLTSATEAGALPGRVTELEFTGMATNLVVEVAGESVQVAAIDVPSGVAVGDQIGLRLNRERMWVVHP; encoded by the coding sequence ATGATCGATGTCACGCTGGAGTCGGTGAGCAAGCGATTCGCCCGCGCCGGTGACACCGCGGCCGTCGACGATGTCGACATCAGCATCGCCGCCGGTGAGTTCTTCACCCTGCTCGGCCCGAGCGGCTGCGGCAAGACCACCACCCTGCGCATGGTGGCCGGGTTCTACTTCCCCACCTCCGGCCGGATCCGCTTCGGCACCGAGGACGTCACCCGCCGCCCACCGAACAAGCGTGACACCGGCATGGTGTTCCAGAACTACGCGCTGTTCCCGCACATGTCGGTGGCGCAGAACGTCGCGTACGGGCTGAAGATCCGCAAGGTGGGGCGGGCCGAGTCCCGGCGACGCGTCGAGGAGGCGCTGGGCGAGGTGCACCTCGGCGGGTACGGCGAGCGGCGCATCGATCAGCTCTCCGGCGGTCAGCAGCAGCGTGTGGCGCTGGCCCGAGCCCTGGTCATCCGCCCGCGTACGCTGCTGCTCGACGAGCCGCTCTCCAACCTCGACGCGAAGCTGCGCGAGGAGACCCGGACCGAGATCCGCCGCATCCAGAAGGAGAGCGGCACCACCGCCATCTACGTCACCCACGACCAGGCCGAGGCGATGGCGATGTCGGACCGGATCGCGGTGATGGAGTCCGGCCGGGTGCAGCAGATCGGTGCTCCGCAGGAGATCTACCACCGGCCGACCAACGCCTTCGTGGCCCGCTTCATCGGCCGCAGCAACGTGTTGTCGCTGCCGGTCACGGCCGTCACCGACGAGACGGTCACCGTCGGCCGTCCGGACGGCACCGAGATCGTCGTGGCCGCGCCGGTCGGGCACGGCCTGCGTTCCGGCGAGACCGCGCTGGTGTCGGTACGCCCGGAGCACATCGGGCTCACCTCGGCCACCGAGGCGGGCGCGCTGCCCGGCCGGGTGACCGAGCTGGAGTTCACCGGCATGGCCACCAACCTGGTGGTCGAGGTGGCCGGCGAGTCGGTGCAGGTGGCCGCCATCGACGTGCCGTCCGGCGTCGCCGTCGGCGACCAGATCGGGCTGCGACTCAACCGGGAGCGCATGTGGGTGGTGCACCCGTGA
- a CDS encoding extracellular solute-binding protein, which produces MKRRLLLAGALASVLAVGTACGGGGSDDAAGDVQQLTIYTARDKKVTDFVVEKFTEKYPEYQGKVEILNIGAQEILERVRAEKANPQADVWWGGTQQGLSAGAAEDLLAPWQPSFAGDMDAQYKDAEGRWFGEILLPEVIMYNNAALTPEQAPKDWDDLLDPQWKDKIIIRDVAASGTMRSIYASMIQRLSPDGSNPQPGYDWLKRLDANTGSYAANPADLYLKLSRQQGTLSAWNLQDVLLQANQSNMPFGYVMPTSGAPVLVDGLAAVKGGNSEGAQKFIEFLFDDGLRADLAKDFFQIPAIEIADQPEWLAQLDLRPMNVDWNVIAEHETEWINHWNSQIKNKG; this is translated from the coding sequence ATGAAACGACGACTTCTCCTGGCCGGGGCGCTCGCCTCCGTGCTCGCCGTCGGCACCGCCTGCGGCGGTGGCGGCTCGGACGACGCGGCCGGTGACGTCCAGCAGCTCACCATCTACACCGCCCGGGACAAGAAGGTCACGGACTTCGTGGTGGAGAAGTTCACCGAGAAGTACCCCGAGTACCAGGGCAAGGTCGAGATCCTCAACATCGGCGCCCAGGAGATCCTGGAGCGGGTCCGGGCCGAGAAGGCCAACCCGCAGGCCGACGTCTGGTGGGGCGGCACCCAGCAGGGTCTGTCGGCGGGTGCGGCCGAGGACCTGCTGGCCCCCTGGCAGCCGTCGTTCGCCGGGGACATGGACGCGCAGTACAAGGACGCCGAGGGCCGCTGGTTCGGGGAGATCCTGCTGCCCGAGGTCATCATGTACAACAACGCGGCGCTCACCCCGGAGCAGGCCCCGAAGGACTGGGACGACCTGCTCGACCCGCAGTGGAAAGACAAGATCATCATCCGGGACGTGGCCGCCTCCGGCACCATGCGGTCGATCTACGCCTCGATGATCCAGCGTCTCTCCCCCGACGGCAGCAACCCGCAGCCCGGGTACGACTGGCTCAAGCGCCTCGACGCCAACACCGGCTCGTACGCGGCCAACCCGGCCGACCTGTACCTGAAGCTCTCCCGCCAGCAGGGCACACTGAGTGCCTGGAACCTGCAGGACGTGCTGTTGCAGGCCAACCAGTCGAACATGCCCTTCGGCTACGTGATGCCCACCTCCGGTGCGCCGGTGCTGGTCGACGGCCTCGCCGCGGTCAAGGGCGGCAACTCCGAGGGCGCGCAGAAGTTCATCGAGTTCCTCTTCGACGACGGGCTCCGCGCCGACCTGGCCAAGGACTTCTTCCAGATCCCCGCCATCGAGATCGCCGACCAGCCGGAGTGGCTGGCCCAGCTCGACCTGCGCCCGATGAACGTCGACTGGAACGTGATCGCCGAGCACGAGACCGAGTGGATCAACCACTGGAACAGCCAGATCAAGAACAAGGGCTGA
- a CDS encoding ROK family protein has protein sequence MTDVVTPPTSPVSRERSKEIKRLSVISTARQVRLLSRAELTELTGLSPATLTPLVRELIAEGYLIERGPGTSRAGRPRAMLEFNPRAELVAAVSLEPTRISCEIADSDGTVIAHRAVRLAGDIVESICRSVPELAGDGLPALRGVAIAAPGVSSGGTVRLAPSVGLVEGREIGESVQRHLGVPVVVDNDVNLMAAGEHAAGAGIDVADLLLLHVADGIGAGLVLDGQVRRGAGGAAGEVGFLPLDPSDRGHDGIGPFEARWSENAVAERVVALAPGRRPDAPVAALVELARTDARAAAYLDEVLAAWTRLIVSCVCVIDPGRVLLSGAATQLDDDAVARLQTLVDASAPATTEVRRAVLGDRAVLHGAVSYALAAAAAGTPQLLPTP, from the coding sequence GTGACTGACGTGGTGACGCCACCAACGAGCCCGGTGAGCCGGGAGCGGTCGAAGGAGATCAAGCGCCTCTCGGTGATCTCCACCGCCCGCCAGGTGCGGCTGCTCTCCCGCGCCGAGCTGACCGAGCTGACCGGGTTGAGCCCCGCCACGCTCACGCCCCTCGTCCGCGAGCTCATCGCCGAGGGCTACCTGATCGAACGCGGCCCGGGCACCTCCCGGGCCGGTCGCCCCCGGGCCATGCTGGAGTTCAACCCGCGCGCCGAACTGGTCGCCGCGGTGTCGTTGGAGCCCACCCGGATCAGCTGCGAGATCGCCGACAGCGACGGCACCGTCATCGCCCACCGGGCGGTCCGACTCGCCGGCGACATCGTCGAGAGCATCTGCCGCTCCGTACCCGAACTGGCCGGCGACGGGCTGCCCGCGCTGCGCGGGGTGGCGATCGCCGCGCCGGGCGTCTCCTCGGGCGGCACGGTCCGGCTCGCCCCCTCGGTGGGGCTGGTCGAGGGCCGGGAGATAGGCGAATCGGTGCAACGCCACCTCGGCGTGCCGGTCGTGGTGGACAACGACGTCAACCTGATGGCAGCCGGTGAGCACGCGGCCGGGGCCGGCATCGACGTGGCCGACCTGCTGCTGCTGCACGTCGCCGACGGCATCGGCGCCGGACTGGTCCTGGACGGGCAGGTCCGTCGGGGCGCCGGTGGCGCGGCCGGCGAGGTGGGCTTCCTGCCGCTGGACCCGAGCGACCGGGGACACGACGGGATCGGCCCGTTCGAGGCCCGGTGGTCGGAGAACGCCGTCGCCGAACGAGTCGTCGCACTGGCTCCCGGGCGGCGGCCGGACGCACCGGTGGCCGCCCTGGTCGAGCTCGCCCGCACCGACGCGCGGGCGGCGGCGTACCTGGACGAGGTCCTGGCCGCCTGGACCCGGTTGATCGTCTCCTGCGTCTGCGTGATCGACCCGGGCCGGGTCCTGCTCAGCGGCGCCGCCACCCAGCTCGACGACGACGCCGTGGCGCGGCTCCAGACGCTCGTCGACGCCTCCGCGCCCGCCACCACCGAGGTACGCCGGGCGGTCCTCGGCGACCGCGCGGTGCTGCATGGCGCGGTCAGTTACGCCCTCGCCGCTGCGGCGGCCGGCACACCCCAACTCCTACCCACCCCTTGA
- a CDS encoding LysR family transcriptional regulator: MELRQLEYFVAVAEERHFTRAAERLHVAQSGLSTSIRSLERELGASLFVRNTRSVELTDEGRALLTQARHALANVAAAKDAVAAVRGLLRGTLAIGTLQCLGAVDLAATLARFHAAHPGVEIRLRQGGSPDLIERVRTGDLDLAFVSAPASVVPGVALAPFRAEPLVLACGPTHPLRERTAVDLRELPGETFVDFSPGWISRDAVDQAMAAAGVERRVAFEVNDVHWLLDLVGHGLGVAVVPQVFRGKRTAARFVPLTDPPHWQLAVATAGGRHPSTAATALLGLDGIRAATTSRPA, from the coding sequence GTGGAGTTGCGCCAGCTCGAGTACTTCGTGGCGGTCGCCGAGGAACGGCACTTCACCCGCGCCGCCGAGCGTCTGCACGTGGCGCAGTCCGGCCTCTCCACGTCCATCCGCTCGCTGGAACGTGAGCTGGGTGCCAGCCTCTTCGTCCGCAACACCCGCAGCGTGGAGCTGACCGACGAGGGGCGGGCGCTGCTCACCCAGGCCCGGCACGCCCTGGCCAACGTGGCCGCCGCCAAGGACGCGGTCGCCGCCGTACGCGGACTGCTGCGCGGCACGCTCGCCATCGGCACCCTCCAGTGCCTCGGCGCGGTCGACCTCGCGGCGACGTTGGCCCGGTTTCACGCCGCCCACCCCGGTGTCGAGATCCGGTTGCGTCAGGGCGGCTCACCCGACCTGATCGAACGGGTCCGCACCGGCGACCTCGACCTGGCGTTCGTCTCCGCGCCCGCGAGCGTGGTGCCCGGCGTCGCGTTGGCTCCGTTCCGGGCCGAGCCGCTGGTGCTGGCCTGCGGGCCGACCCATCCGCTGCGCGAACGCACCGCAGTCGACCTGCGGGAGTTGCCGGGCGAGACGTTCGTCGACTTCTCCCCCGGCTGGATCAGCCGCGACGCCGTCGACCAGGCGATGGCCGCCGCCGGGGTGGAGCGGCGCGTCGCGTTCGAGGTCAACGACGTGCACTGGTTGCTCGACCTGGTCGGTCACGGGCTCGGCGTCGCCGTCGTACCCCAGGTCTTCCGGGGCAAGCGGACCGCCGCGCGCTTCGTGCCGCTCACCGACCCGCCGCACTGGCAGCTCGCCGTGGCGACCGCGGGTGGTCGGCATCCCAGCACCGCCGCCACCGCGCTGCTCGGCCTCGACGGCATCCGGGCCGCCACGACGAGTCGGCCGGCCTGA
- a CDS encoding aldo/keto reductase translates to MQTRRIGDVAVGAIGLGAMPMSIEGRPDEQRSIATIHAALDAGVTLIDTADAYHLGPADAGHNESLIANAVASYGGDTSGVLIATKGGHVRPGDGLWTLNGRPEHLRDAVESSLKRLGVEAIGLYQFHRPDPNTPYADSIGALRDLLDAGKIRMAGISNADPDQIRQANEILGGRLVSVQNQFSPAFRSSEPELALCAELGIAFLPWSPLGGISNAAELGSRFAVFAEVARERGVSPQQVCLAWMLAKAPTVIPIPGSSRPETIRDSVGAADLELSTEELARLDAA, encoded by the coding sequence ATGCAGACCCGCCGTATCGGTGACGTCGCCGTCGGCGCGATCGGCCTCGGCGCCATGCCGATGTCGATCGAGGGCCGCCCCGACGAACAGCGTTCGATCGCCACCATCCATGCCGCGCTGGACGCCGGGGTCACGCTGATCGACACCGCGGACGCCTATCACCTGGGCCCCGCCGACGCCGGTCACAACGAGTCGTTGATCGCCAACGCCGTGGCGAGCTACGGCGGCGACACGTCCGGCGTGCTGATCGCCACGAAGGGCGGCCACGTACGCCCCGGCGACGGCCTCTGGACGCTGAACGGCAGGCCCGAGCACCTCCGGGACGCCGTCGAGTCGTCGCTCAAGCGGCTCGGGGTCGAGGCGATCGGCCTCTACCAGTTCCACCGCCCCGACCCGAACACCCCGTACGCGGACTCCATCGGCGCCCTGCGGGACCTGCTCGACGCCGGGAAGATCCGGATGGCCGGCATCTCCAACGCCGACCCCGACCAGATCAGGCAGGCCAACGAGATCCTCGGCGGCCGACTGGTCAGCGTGCAGAACCAGTTCTCGCCCGCCTTCCGGTCCAGCGAACCGGAGCTGGCGCTCTGCGCCGAGCTCGGCATCGCGTTCCTGCCCTGGAGTCCGCTCGGCGGCATCTCCAACGCCGCCGAACTGGGTTCCCGGTTCGCGGTCTTCGCCGAGGTCGCCCGGGAGCGCGGCGTCAGTCCGCAACAGGTCTGCCTGGCCTGGATGCTGGCGAAGGCGCCCACGGTGATCCCGATCCCCGGTTCGTCGCGCCCGGAGACGATCCGGGACTCGGTCGGCGCGGCCGACCTGGAACTCTCGACCGAGGAGTTGGCCCGCCTCGACGCGGCCTGA
- a CDS encoding glycoside hydrolase family 5 protein translates to MRRSMPCLVAVSGLLAGLALAVVPDSARPSTAAGSVTAADDLAASWTGPLSTRGRYVVDAHGNRFKLRSGNWHGASGTWTGSGDRADPATHHAGEMADQIPIGLDRAPMAEIVAGFHELGLNSIRLPFSNEMIRDTRPVPDAAVRANPHLRGRTPIQVYDETVRTLTAEGFAVILNNHTNTSRWCCGVDGNERWNASQSTAQWEQDWLLMARRYAGNPRVVGADLYNEVRCTVLDDPNWGLGDRHDWHAAAQRVGDRILTEANPHLLIIIEGINWYGLPVDGFPHGRPTLEPVGRLSHTLVRSHKLVYSAHFYGYTGPNHSGATGIGETSDPRYQDLTRDQLVETVRRQATYVALDADRHFTAPVWISEFGVGGRDNTNQRSRDWFHHFVDHLIATDADFAYWPLVGWHDNRRGNGWALLHWDAAGHRMGLYDGDDWRADAWRRLVTGGRTGPVTPVREWSMLTLDHTDLNQSVRMRAAPDWDSGARKAVCPDDQRLIGLSRTGNRGLCTDAPDTGGHVVVRDESHVDVDWASGFTKLQCPPHKTVVGYAVRGANLSSVLCRDAGTTVGGTRRTVWFDRGDNRPPGNPGGDFANGHHKGQCAVGEHLVGVAYRAWIWSPGKEPDALLCRS, encoded by the coding sequence ATGCGCAGGTCGATGCCGTGCCTCGTCGCCGTCTCCGGCCTGCTGGCCGGGCTGGCTCTGGCGGTCGTGCCGGACAGTGCCCGTCCTTCGACGGCTGCCGGCAGCGTGACGGCCGCCGACGATCTGGCCGCCTCCTGGACCGGCCCGTTGAGCACCCGGGGCCGGTACGTGGTCGACGCCCACGGCAACCGCTTCAAGCTCAGGTCCGGCAACTGGCACGGCGCCAGCGGCACCTGGACCGGCAGCGGCGACCGCGCCGACCCGGCCACCCACCACGCCGGGGAGATGGCCGACCAGATCCCGATCGGCCTGGACCGCGCCCCGATGGCCGAGATCGTCGCCGGCTTCCACGAACTCGGCCTCAACAGCATCCGCCTGCCGTTCTCCAACGAGATGATCCGCGACACCCGCCCGGTGCCGGACGCCGCCGTCCGCGCCAACCCGCACCTGCGCGGCCGGACCCCGATCCAGGTGTACGACGAGACGGTCCGGACGCTGACCGCCGAGGGATTCGCGGTCATCCTCAACAACCACACCAACACCTCGCGCTGGTGCTGTGGCGTCGACGGCAACGAACGCTGGAACGCCAGCCAGAGCACCGCCCAGTGGGAACAGGACTGGCTCCTGATGGCCCGCCGGTACGCCGGCAACCCCCGGGTCGTCGGCGCCGACCTCTACAACGAGGTACGCTGCACCGTCCTCGACGACCCGAACTGGGGACTCGGCGACCGGCACGACTGGCACGCCGCCGCCCAGCGGGTCGGTGACCGGATCCTCACCGAGGCCAACCCCCACCTGCTGATCATCATCGAGGGCATCAACTGGTACGGCCTGCCGGTGGACGGATTCCCGCACGGGCGCCCCACCCTCGAACCGGTCGGCCGGCTCTCGCACACCCTGGTGCGCTCCCACAAACTGGTCTACTCGGCGCACTTCTACGGCTACACCGGCCCGAACCACAGCGGTGCCACCGGCATCGGCGAGACCAGCGACCCCCGCTACCAGGACCTCACCCGCGACCAGCTCGTGGAGACCGTACGGCGGCAGGCGACGTACGTGGCGCTCGACGCCGACCGGCACTTCACCGCACCGGTCTGGATCAGCGAGTTCGGCGTCGGCGGCCGGGACAATACCAACCAGCGATCCCGGGACTGGTTCCACCACTTCGTCGACCACCTGATCGCCACCGACGCCGACTTCGCGTACTGGCCCCTGGTCGGCTGGCACGACAACCGGCGGGGCAACGGTTGGGCGCTGCTGCACTGGGACGCCGCCGGTCACCGGATGGGCCTCTACGACGGCGACGACTGGCGGGCCGACGCGTGGCGTCGCCTGGTCACCGGTGGCCGGACCGGTCCGGTCACCCCGGTACGGGAGTGGTCGATGCTGACCCTCGACCACACCGACCTGAACCAATCAGTGCGGATGCGTGCCGCCCCGGACTGGGACTCCGGCGCCCGCAAGGCGGTCTGCCCCGACGACCAGCGGCTCATCGGCCTGAGCCGCACCGGTAACCGGGGCCTGTGCACCGACGCCCCGGACACCGGCGGCCACGTGGTGGTCCGCGACGAGTCGCACGTCGACGTCGACTGGGCCTCCGGCTTCACCAAGCTGCAATGCCCGCCGCACAAGACCGTCGTCGGGTATGCCGTCCGTGGCGCCAACCTGTCGTCCGTGCTCTGCCGCGACGCGGGCACCACCGTCGGTGGCACCCGCCGGACGGTCTGGTTCGACCGTGGCGACAACCGCCCGCCCGGCAATCCCGGCGGCGACTTCGCCAACGGCCACCACAAGGGACAGTGCGCCGTCGGTGAACACCTCGTCGGCGTGGCCTACCGCGCCTGGATCTGGTCACCCGGCAAGGAACCCGACGCCCTGCTGTGCCGTAGCTGA
- a CDS encoding DUF5872 domain-containing protein: MARYTKPELREQIKAEIMASDRGGRPGQWSARKSQLLTKEYERRGGGFLGPKDSRQRSLERWGAEKWQTSTGSTRARKGDETARYLPKKAWEKLSDEQKRDTETKKRQASRTGRQFVANTGPAKRARKEATSPRGRSATSAERLTELTVPEASRLVPGLDKNQLRAALRRERGGKARKTLLQRLQSELDRR; encoded by the coding sequence ATGGCGCGGTACACGAAACCGGAACTCCGGGAGCAGATCAAGGCCGAGATCATGGCCTCCGACCGGGGCGGCCGGCCCGGTCAGTGGTCGGCCCGTAAGTCGCAACTGCTCACCAAGGAGTACGAGCGGCGCGGCGGCGGCTTCCTGGGGCCGAAGGACTCACGGCAACGGTCGTTGGAGCGCTGGGGTGCGGAGAAGTGGCAGACCAGCACCGGCTCCACCCGGGCCCGCAAGGGTGACGAAACGGCGCGATACCTGCCGAAGAAGGCGTGGGAAAAGCTCTCGGACGAGCAGAAGCGCGACACCGAGACCAAGAAGCGGCAGGCGTCACGGACCGGTCGGCAGTTCGTCGCCAACACGGGACCGGCCAAACGCGCCCGCAAGGAGGCGACCTCGCCCCGAGGCCGGTCCGCCACCTCGGCCGAGCGGCTCACCGAACTGACGGTTCCCGAGGCCAGTCGACTCGTACCCGGGCTGGACAAGAACCAGCTCCGGGCGGCGCTGCGACGCGAACGCGGCGGCAAGGCCCGCAAGACGCTCCTGCAACGCCTCCAGTCGGAACTGGACCGCCGCTGA